One genomic window of Medicago truncatula cultivar Jemalong A17 chromosome 1, MtrunA17r5.0-ANR, whole genome shotgun sequence includes the following:
- the LOC25483283 gene encoding probable methyltransferase PMT6, translated as MGGFATIGSAFDSKSGQIIMASLLLMIVSFYLGTLFGNNTPLYISHLPSPSSFNNNTPSSNGTSRFSNKVALTYRKTPLAIPDTGVDICPLRFNEYIPCHDVSYIATLMSHLDVSRKQELERHCPPLENRLFCLVPPPKDYKIPIRWPLSRDYVWRSNVNHTHLADVKGGQNWVHPKDHLWWFPGGGTHFKNGASEYIQRIGNMITNETGDLRSAGIVQVLDLGCGVASFSAYLLPLDIRTMSFAPKDGHENQIQFALERGIGAMISAMSTKQLPFPSGSFEMIHCSRCRIDFHENDGILLKELDRLLRSNGYFVYSAPPAYRKDKDFPAIWDKLVNLTTAMCWRLIARKVQTAIWIKENNQPSCLLQNAEQKLINVCDVDDESKPSWNIPLKNCIQVRSANAESYKLPPSHERLSVFSEKLNKIGIHRDEFTSDSIFWQDQTRHYWRLMNVKETEIRNVMDMNAFYGGFAVALNNFPVWVMNVVPASMKNTLSGIYDRGLIGTFHDWCEPFSSYPRTYDLLHANYLFSQYTNLGLGCILEDIMLEMDRLARPLGFFIIRDEEHIISRINDLAPKFLWDVESHLLENKDKKMETVLICRKKFWAIL; from the exons ATGGGAGGCTTTGCTACTATTGGTTCTGCATTTGATTCTAAATCTGGCCAAATCATAATGGCTTCTTTACTTCTCATGATTGTTTCCTTTTATCTCGGTACTCTTTTTGGTAACAATACTCCTCTTTACATCTCTCACCTTCCCTCTCCTTcttcattcaacaacaacactccCTCTTCTAACG GAACTTCCCGATTTAGTAACAAAGTTGCTCTCACTTACCGCAAAACTCCCTTGGCAATTCCTGACACTGGGGTAGATATATGTCCCTTGAGGTTTAATGAGTATATCCCTTGTCACGATGTTTCTTACATTGCAACATTGATGTCTCATCTTGATGTTTCTAGAAAACAAGAACTGGAGAGACACTGTCCTCCACTCGAAAAccgtttgttttgtttggttccGCCGCCTAAGGATTATAAAATACCTATCAGATGGCCTCTTAGTAGGGATTATGTTTGGAGGAGTAATGTGAATCATACACATCTTGCTGATGTCAAAGGAGGCCAAAATTGGGTCCATCCAAAGGATCATCTATGGTGGTTTCCTGGTGGTGGTACTCATTTCAAGAATGGGGCATCTGAGTACATACAGAG GATAGGAAATATGATTACAAATGAGACTGGTGATTTACGTTCTGCGGGCATAGTTCAAGTTCTGGATCTTGGCTGTGGTGTGGCCAGCTTTTCAGCGTATCTTCTTCCATTGGATATTCGAACTATGTCTTTTGCTCCCAAGGATGGTCATGAAAACCAGATTCAATTTGCATTAGAGCGAGGAATTGGTGCAATGATCTCTGCCATGTCCACAAAACAACTGCCATTTCCTTCAGGGTCATTTGAAATGATTCACTGTTCAAGATGCCGTATAGACTTCCATGAAAATG ATGGGATTTTGCTGAAGGAATTGGATCGTCTTCTTCGCTCAAATGGTTATTTTGTTTATTCAGCACCACCTGCTTACAGAAAAGATAAAGATTTTCCTGCCATTTGGGATAAGTTGGTGAACTTGACTACAGCAATGTGTTGGAGACTCATTGCTCGTAAAGTTCAGACTGCAATATGgattaaagaaaataatcagCCCTCCTGCCTTCTGCAGAATGCAGAACAAAAGCTTATAAATGTCTGTGATGTGGATGATGAGTCTAAACCTTCATGGAATATCCCACTTAAGAACTGTATACAAGTCAGAAGTGCTAATGCGGAATCTTACAAGCTACCCCCAAGTCACGAGCGCCTTTCAGTGTTTTCTGAAAAGTTGAACAAGATAG GTATACATCGAGATGAATTTACATCAGATTCTATCTTCTGGCAAGATCAAACTCGTCATTATTGGAGACTGATGAATGTCAAGGAAACAGAAATACGCAACGTGATGGATATGAATGCCTTTTATGGTGGATTTGCCGTTGCATTGAACAACTTTCCTGTTTGGGTAATGAATGTAGTTCCTGCAAGCATGAAGAACACCTTGTCTGGAATTTATGACCGGGGTTTGATTGGAACTTTTCATGATTG GTGTGAGCCATTTTCAAGTTATCCTCGTACATATGATCTTTTACATGCCAACTACCTCTTTTCCCAGTACACAAACCTAGGGCTAGGTTGTATATTAGAGGATATCATGCTGGAGATGGATCGTCTTGCACGGCCACTg GGATTTTTTATCATTAGGGATGAGGAACATATTATATCAAGAATCAACGATTTAGCCCCAAAATTCCTTTGGGATGTAGAGTCACATTTGCTAGAGAACAAAGACAAGAAGATGGAAACTGTTTTAATTTGTAGAAAAAAGTTTTGGGCAATCCTCTAA
- the LOC25483287 gene encoding probable E3 ubiquitin-protein ligase RHC1A, with amino-acid sequence MSSSTGDTHWCYNCMRPVRLGRIHTVCSSCDGGFVQDLNDMVHSSYGVDNVEELGQRHQMDSIPEHAPRFTTPLLIYGGQIPFRFSRQGGIDALFNGTPGTGVTIGNSVNYFTGPGVEELLEQLSANDRRGPPPASRSSIDAIPIVKISSRHLRSDPHCPVCQDKFELGSDARRMPCKHMFHSDCIVPWLVQHNTCPVCRQELPQQSGRRRNPFSFLWPFGSSNSRSNDGATGSSSLTPGIPENSQNAQHSGWPFE; translated from the coding sequence ATGTCAAGTAGTACTGGGGATACTCATTGGTGTTATAATTGCATGAGGCCGGTTCGATTGGGACGGATACATACTGTTTGCTCTAGTTGTGATGGGGGATTTGTTCAAGATCTCAATGATATGGTACATTCTAGTTATGGCGTGGACAATGTTGAAGAACTCGGACAAAGGCATCAAATGGATTCAATTCCCGAACACGCTCCAAGGTTTACTACTCCTTTGTTAATCTATGGTGGCCAAATACCATTCAGGTTTTCTAGACAAGGTGGCATTGATGCTCTCTTTAATGGGACACCAGGAACTGGTGTCACGATAGGTAACTCGGTTAATTATTTTACCGGTCCTGGAGTTGAAGAATTGTTAGAACAGCTTTCTGCTAATGACCGCAGAGGCCCCCCACCTGCATCGCGGTCATCTATAGATGCAATTCCTATTGTGAAGATATCGTCGAGGCATCTTCGATCAGATCCACATTGTCCAGTATGCCAAGATAAATTTGAGCTTGGGTCTGATGCAAGACGAATGCCATGTAAACATATGTTTCACTCGGATTGTATTGTACCATGGTTGGTTCAGCATAACACCTGCCCTGTTTGCCGTCAAGAATTGCCACAGCAGAGTGGAAGAAGGAGAAACCCTTTTTCGTTTTTGTGGCCTTTCGGCTCTTCTAATTCTAGAAGTAACGACGGAGCAACTGGAAGCAGCTCACTAACACCAGGTATACCTGAAAATAGCCAGAATGCACAACATTCTGGGTGGCCATTTGAGTGA